A part of Halodesulfovibrio marinisediminis DSM 17456 genomic DNA contains:
- the hydE gene encoding [FeFe] hydrogenase H-cluster radical SAM maturase HydE, whose amino-acid sequence MSLTRNEIIEILKSPVAYDGKSFSDTDNSLFTAATATARALFNNTVYQRGVIEFSSHCRKNCHYCGLRSSNTDLLRYRLTHVEIMDAVETAAAMGMGTIVLQAGEDEDVNPHFIYTIVRAIKEKFNLAVTLSLGDHPDDVYRLWRDSGADRYLLKIETTDTDLHSLYRPGQHLYDRLNRIESLQRLGYETGSGIIIGLPGMTEETLTDDLLLLSTMGLDMIACGPFIPHPQTPLRHAAPGKLLESLRVTALLRLLNPATNIPATSALDSLRTVRNNDGRILALNAGANVIMPSITPDEVRSSYSIYPGKNDPALSQNSTVKLLQSRVQQAGFTLSSQAGSSMQRTFRAQPAI is encoded by the coding sequence ATGTCTTTAACACGTAATGAAATTATTGAGATTTTGAAGAGTCCTGTCGCGTATGATGGTAAATCATTCAGCGATACTGATAATTCCTTGTTTACAGCTGCAACGGCTACTGCTCGAGCTTTATTTAACAATACTGTGTATCAACGAGGAGTTATCGAGTTTTCATCACATTGTAGAAAAAATTGCCACTACTGCGGGCTTCGCAGCAGTAATACCGACCTTCTACGCTACCGGCTGACCCATGTAGAAATTATGGATGCTGTTGAAACTGCCGCAGCAATGGGGATGGGAACTATTGTTCTACAAGCCGGAGAAGATGAGGATGTAAACCCTCATTTTATTTATACAATTGTTCGAGCCATCAAAGAAAAGTTCAATCTGGCAGTAACGCTTTCGCTTGGCGATCATCCGGACGATGTATACAGACTATGGCGCGACAGCGGCGCAGACAGGTATCTGCTTAAAATTGAAACGACGGATACTGACCTCCACAGCCTCTACAGGCCCGGGCAACATCTGTATGACAGGCTGAACCGCATTGAATCGCTCCAACGCCTAGGGTACGAAACCGGTTCTGGAATTATTATCGGGCTGCCGGGCATGACTGAAGAAACCTTAACTGATGACCTTCTGCTCCTCAGTACCATGGGGCTGGATATGATAGCCTGCGGGCCGTTTATTCCTCACCCCCAAACACCATTGCGTCACGCTGCACCAGGCAAACTCCTGGAAAGCCTTCGCGTTACCGCACTTCTTCGCCTTTTAAATCCGGCAACAAATATTCCCGCGACTAGCGCTCTGGACTCCCTGCGCACTGTTCGCAATAACGACGGGCGGATACTTGCACTAAATGCAGGCGCCAACGTCATCATGCCATCCATCACTCCGGATGAAGTCCGGAGCAGCTACTCAATATACCCCGGCAAGAATGATCCTGCATTATCACAAAATTCTACCGTTAAACTGCTCCAGTCCAGAGTCCAGCAAGCCGGATTTACACTTAGTTCCCAAGCTGGCTCAAGCATGCAACGCACATTTCGAGCTCAACCGGCAATTTAG
- the hydG gene encoding [FeFe] hydrogenase H-cluster radical SAM maturase HydG, translating to MQPDTSELENFINEQAINNTLEHAANPDRANVLEILSKAREAKGLTLEETATLLQVTDPELDEELFAAARDVKNAIYGNRLVLFAPMYITNECGNSCLYCGFNVTNKDLTRRTLSPEEIRSDVIALEEQGHKRLLLVYGEHPKLKADWIAETVQTVYDTVSEKSGEIRRVNVNCAPLSVEGFRKLQEVGIGTYQCFQETYHEKTYDSVHKGGVKKNFLWRLHALHRAMEAGIEDVGMGALFGLYDYKFEILALLTHAQDLENKFGVGPHTISFPRLEPALNADMAYNPPCPIDDMTFKRIVAILRLAVPYTGLILSTRESAVLRRELLDIGVSQISAGSRTYPGAYSDPEYDRPEVQQFCISDNRSLDEVIRDIVDAGYLPSWCTACYRLGRTGEHFMDLAKRGFIQQYCLPNSLLTFQEYLEDYASESTRKAGKVCITNEVDNCPVERRSVVESRLKRIEQGERDLYL from the coding sequence ATGCAGCCCGACACCTCCGAGCTAGAAAATTTTATTAATGAACAAGCAATAAACAACACTCTCGAGCATGCCGCAAATCCAGACCGCGCCAACGTTCTGGAAATTCTATCTAAAGCACGTGAGGCAAAAGGGCTGACTCTTGAAGAAACAGCAACATTACTTCAAGTAACCGACCCTGAGCTTGACGAAGAGCTTTTTGCTGCTGCCCGTGATGTTAAAAACGCAATCTACGGCAACAGACTGGTACTCTTTGCCCCAATGTACATCACCAACGAATGCGGAAACAGCTGCCTGTACTGCGGGTTCAACGTTACCAACAAAGACCTTACCCGCCGTACCCTTTCACCCGAAGAGATTCGAAGCGATGTAATCGCCCTTGAAGAGCAGGGACATAAACGTCTTCTCCTTGTATACGGCGAACATCCCAAACTCAAAGCTGACTGGATTGCCGAGACAGTTCAGACAGTCTACGACACCGTCTCTGAAAAAAGTGGAGAAATCCGACGTGTTAACGTCAACTGTGCTCCACTATCCGTGGAAGGCTTCCGAAAATTACAAGAGGTAGGCATTGGTACCTACCAATGTTTTCAGGAGACCTACCATGAAAAAACGTACGACTCTGTCCACAAGGGCGGTGTGAAAAAAAATTTCCTGTGGCGATTACATGCACTGCACAGGGCAATGGAAGCTGGCATTGAGGATGTCGGAATGGGCGCGTTATTCGGATTATACGATTATAAATTCGAAATACTGGCGCTGCTAACCCATGCTCAGGATTTAGAAAACAAGTTTGGAGTTGGTCCACACACAATTTCTTTTCCACGGCTAGAACCGGCACTCAATGCAGATATGGCGTACAATCCGCCATGTCCGATTGATGATATGACCTTCAAACGAATAGTTGCCATCCTGCGCCTTGCCGTGCCATACACAGGTTTGATCTTGAGTACTCGCGAATCAGCAGTGTTACGCCGAGAGTTGCTAGATATCGGTGTATCACAAATAAGTGCTGGCTCGCGCACCTATCCTGGGGCGTATAGTGACCCTGAGTATGACCGTCCGGAAGTGCAGCAATTTTGCATTAGTGACAACAGGAGCTTAGATGAAGTTATCCGAGACATTGTAGATGCCGGATATCTCCCTTCCTGGTGTACAGCATGCTATCGCCTTGGCAGAACTGGCGAACACTTCATGGATTTGGCCAAACGAGGATTTATTCAGCAATATTGTCTGCCGAATTCACTCCTTACCTTCCAGGAATATTTAGAGGACTACGCATCAGAGTCCACTCGAAAAGCAGGCAAAGTCTGCATCACCAACGAGGTGGATAACTGTCCCGTAGAAAGACGATCTGTTGTGGAGTCCCGACTAAAGCGCATAGAACAGGGAGAACGTGACCTCTACCTGTAG
- a CDS encoding iron hydrogenase small subunit: protein MKKKSIGTISRRGFIKLAGITCGYAVLGLNVAKEATAATLEFIGIRQASVYNADKNLYKIRKSQDNPMIKKLYSTKDGFLKEGPCSHKSHDLLHTHFVDRSARLAALKEKGVELSL, encoded by the coding sequence ATGAAGAAAAAAAGCATCGGCACCATCAGTCGTCGCGGTTTTATCAAACTTGCCGGTATCACCTGCGGCTACGCTGTTCTCGGTTTGAATGTTGCTAAAGAAGCAACTGCAGCTACTCTTGAATTTATCGGTATCCGACAGGCTTCCGTCTACAATGCGGACAAAAACCTGTACAAAATCCGTAAGTCTCAGGACAACCCGATGATCAAGAAACTATACTCCACAAAGGATGGTTTCCTCAAAGAAGGCCCTTGCAGCCACAAGTCTCATGACCTTCTGCACACTCACTTTGTTGACCGTAGTGCACGACTTGCAGCGCTTAAAGAAAAAGGCGTTGAACTGTCCTTGTAG
- a CDS encoding [FeFe] hydrogenase, group A gives MAEKAESQPAYLADIQTMVHGEEVSMEGITYKVNAPTETDPADIFFVQVNKDDCQACGECESYCPTGAIQEVHEDGERGVVDPAACVNCGQCLANCPFGAIHEEVSFVGEILEKLKDPETIVVSMPAPAVRYALGECFGAPTGTYTGGKMHAALRRLGFNQIWDTEFAADVTIMEEGTELIERVKHGHKPLPQFTSCCPGWIKFAETFYPDLNEHLSTCRSPIGMLGALAKTYGSQETGVLSKKIYTVSIMPCIAKKFEGMRPELQSSGFKDIDATINTRELAWLIKEAGIDFNSLPDEEADPALGMSTGAATIFGTSGGVMEAALRLAYEELSGQKLADPDIKMVRTSEGLKTAEIPVPNFGTVKVAIVSGLEQAAELCDQVREGKSPYHFIEVMTCPGGCVNGGGQPLEPGILEASLFKSTIAKINRRFTKRKIA, from the coding sequence ATGGCAGAGAAAGCTGAAAGCCAACCTGCGTACCTTGCTGATATTCAGACCATGGTTCATGGGGAAGAAGTTTCCATGGAAGGTATCACCTACAAGGTTAATGCACCGACTGAAACCGATCCTGCTGACATCTTTTTTGTTCAGGTTAATAAAGACGACTGTCAGGCATGCGGCGAGTGTGAATCCTACTGCCCTACCGGCGCTATTCAAGAAGTACACGAAGACGGCGAACGCGGCGTTGTTGACCCAGCAGCATGTGTTAACTGTGGTCAGTGCCTTGCAAATTGTCCATTCGGCGCTATCCATGAAGAAGTTTCTTTTGTAGGAGAAATTCTCGAAAAACTTAAAGACCCTGAAACTATTGTTGTTTCCATGCCTGCACCGGCAGTTCGCTATGCACTTGGCGAATGTTTTGGCGCTCCTACCGGCACCTACACCGGTGGAAAAATGCATGCAGCCCTGCGACGCCTCGGTTTCAACCAGATCTGGGATACCGAATTTGCAGCAGACGTAACCATCATGGAAGAAGGCACCGAGCTTATCGAACGAGTTAAGCATGGTCACAAGCCACTTCCTCAGTTCACATCCTGTTGTCCGGGCTGGATTAAGTTTGCAGAAACCTTCTACCCAGACCTGAACGAACATCTTTCCACCTGCCGTTCCCCTATCGGCATGCTTGGCGCACTTGCCAAGACATACGGTTCACAGGAAACCGGTGTTCTTTCCAAAAAAATCTACACCGTTTCCATTATGCCTTGTATCGCGAAAAAATTTGAAGGCATGCGTCCAGAGCTTCAGTCCAGCGGATTCAAAGACATCGACGCAACCATCAACACACGTGAACTCGCATGGCTCATTAAAGAAGCCGGTATCGACTTCAACTCCCTGCCAGACGAAGAAGCAGATCCTGCACTGGGTATGTCCACAGGTGCCGCTACTATCTTCGGTACTTCTGGCGGCGTAATGGAAGCTGCTCTCCGTCTTGCATACGAAGAACTCTCCGGTCAGAAACTTGCTGATCCAGACATTAAAATGGTTCGTACAAGCGAAGGTCTTAAAACCGCTGAAATCCCAGTTCCTAACTTCGGTACTGTAAAAGTTGCCATCGTAAGTGGACTGGAGCAGGCAGCTGAGCTTTGCGATCAGGTTCGCGAAGGCAAGTCCCCGTACCACTTCATCGAAGTAATGACCTGCCCTGGCGGCTGCGTAAACGGTGGCGGTCAGCCATTGGAGCCTGGTATTCTTGAAGCATCTCTCTTCAAATCTACCATCGCAAAAATTAACCGTCGCTTCACCAAACGCAAAATCGCATAG
- a CDS encoding methyl-accepting chemotaxis protein, which translates to MSIKKLLVLGFSATIGLSLLIGVMGYNSASHSTEHIEELIYQDVALREQALEITKSLLLHRRYEKDIFLNVDNSQKQNVYLQKLTKISNETRKQISTIEELSSKIPHLTPEQRSLITNFSSSYSHYFNGVQQVASQVINSNISAVEANKLMKPYKAPMHEMEEALDKLGTLSHDLLLKEGEESLELLHSSERMIIGGCAVSVLLGILIAIVIFRAVNTPLEELTSFANKIADGDLNAKTTNTFSGEMKVLHDAIDRMIIELKNKLGFAEGVLNAIPTPCGIVGADFNMRWLNQQLCDLLEKKGTPKDFIGVRSGELYWDDKNKETLSDVAIKERKPMHVTCERPVPSGKTLFIDATTTPVYDLDNNILGSVSFWYDLTELNTQQKTIEEQNERISRAAQEASAIAQQVAGEAGQLEVQINQTTQGAALQSERMGETATAVEQMNATTLEVASNAARAAEEADLAQSTAANGAELVRKVVQSTEEVHQFAEDMRGTITELGTQADSIGNIINVINDIADQTNLLALNAAIEAARAGEAGRGFAVVADEVRKLAEKTMQATNEVESVVHGIQNSSKSTLTQMEKVASHIGQNTELTLEAGTALNQIVEASTQATDRVRSIATASEEQSAASEQIARASDEVNALTQEAAQGMVEAADAVAALANLSQKLEAVMSDIQQ; encoded by the coding sequence ATGTCGATCAAGAAACTACTTGTATTAGGGTTCAGCGCGACAATCGGGTTATCGCTGCTGATTGGGGTCATGGGGTACAACTCCGCATCACATTCCACAGAACACATCGAAGAACTTATCTATCAGGATGTGGCACTGCGTGAACAAGCCTTAGAAATTACAAAGTCACTCCTCTTACACCGCCGCTATGAAAAAGATATTTTTCTTAATGTCGACAACAGTCAAAAGCAAAACGTATATTTACAAAAACTGACAAAAATCAGTAACGAAACGCGTAAGCAGATTTCCACCATTGAAGAATTATCTTCAAAAATTCCCCATCTGACTCCTGAACAGCGCTCGCTTATCACCAATTTTTCAAGCTCCTACTCACATTACTTTAACGGTGTTCAACAAGTAGCATCACAAGTCATCAATTCGAACATTTCTGCTGTCGAAGCCAATAAGCTCATGAAGCCATACAAAGCACCAATGCATGAGATGGAAGAGGCACTAGACAAACTCGGCACACTCAGCCACGATTTACTCCTCAAAGAAGGCGAGGAGTCACTCGAACTTTTACATAGCTCAGAACGAATGATCATAGGTGGATGTGCCGTATCGGTTCTACTTGGTATATTAATTGCCATTGTTATTTTCCGCGCCGTCAACACACCACTTGAAGAACTAACCTCCTTTGCAAACAAAATTGCAGATGGTGATCTCAACGCCAAAACAACCAATACGTTCTCAGGCGAAATGAAAGTTCTTCATGATGCCATCGACCGCATGATCATTGAACTGAAGAACAAACTAGGCTTTGCTGAAGGGGTGTTGAACGCAATTCCAACACCGTGCGGCATCGTCGGCGCAGATTTCAATATGCGTTGGCTCAACCAACAATTATGTGATCTGTTGGAGAAAAAAGGTACTCCTAAAGACTTCATAGGAGTCCGTTCCGGTGAACTCTACTGGGATGACAAAAACAAAGAGACTCTCTCCGATGTAGCAATTAAAGAGCGAAAACCGATGCATGTCACCTGTGAACGCCCTGTACCATCCGGAAAGACTCTCTTTATCGACGCTACCACCACTCCTGTATACGATCTCGACAACAACATTCTGGGCTCAGTATCATTCTGGTACGACCTTACTGAATTGAATACTCAGCAAAAAACTATTGAAGAACAAAACGAACGTATCAGTCGAGCAGCTCAGGAAGCTAGTGCCATTGCTCAACAAGTTGCCGGTGAAGCTGGACAACTTGAAGTACAAATTAACCAGACTACGCAGGGTGCAGCTCTTCAAAGCGAACGCATGGGCGAAACAGCAACCGCTGTTGAACAAATGAACGCCACAACGCTGGAAGTTGCAAGCAACGCTGCTCGAGCTGCCGAAGAAGCAGACCTTGCACAATCTACAGCAGCAAACGGAGCTGAACTCGTCCGCAAGGTTGTTCAATCCACCGAGGAAGTACACCAATTCGCAGAAGATATGCGTGGCACTATTACAGAACTTGGTACACAGGCAGATTCCATTGGCAACATTATTAACGTAATCAATGACATTGCCGATCAAACCAACCTTCTTGCGCTCAACGCCGCCATTGAAGCAGCACGCGCAGGAGAAGCCGGTCGTGGTTTTGCTGTAGTAGCAGACGAGGTTCGTAAACTTGCTGAAAAGACCATGCAGGCAACAAACGAAGTTGAAAGCGTTGTGCATGGAATCCAGAATAGCTCCAAATCAACCCTGACACAGATGGAAAAAGTTGCATCACATATCGGTCAAAATACAGAACTGACCTTGGAGGCCGGAACAGCGCTTAACCAGATTGTTGAAGCAAGCACACAGGCTACTGACCGGGTACGTTCCATTGCTACAGCTTCTGAAGAACAATCCGCAGCCTCTGAACAGATCGCTCGTGCATCTGATGAAGTTAATGCGCTTACACAGGAAGCTGCTCAGGGCATGGTAGAAGCTGCTGACGCTGTTGCTGCACTTGCCAACCTGTCTCAGAAACTTGAAGCTGTAATGAGTGATATCCAGCAATAG
- a CDS encoding type III secretion system chaperone, which translates to MKAKHTLHNILTKFASPFHPSQQDLSLTGYTHITINGETTIQVDFNEEKESVTIIAPIATNNPDFYADLLVLNAFRDQLAGARFILLRETNQIGLLTHFDLTNLTVQKLEQLFEEFFDVTQKWAKAFENKDTNQTEDSDTIPSQIYNDIFNRA; encoded by the coding sequence ATGAAAGCAAAACACACTCTACATAATATTTTAACGAAATTTGCTAGCCCGTTCCATCCTTCCCAGCAAGATTTGTCCCTAACAGGCTACACACATATTACAATTAACGGTGAAACAACCATACAAGTAGACTTTAATGAAGAAAAAGAGTCAGTTACAATCATAGCACCTATAGCTACCAACAATCCTGATTTTTACGCTGATTTATTAGTACTCAACGCGTTTCGAGATCAACTTGCCGGTGCCAGATTTATTCTTTTACGCGAAACCAATCAAATCGGCCTGCTGACACATTTTGACCTTACGAATCTGACGGTGCAAAAACTAGAGCAACTTTTTGAAGAATTTTTTGACGTTACGCAAAAATGGGCAAAAGCGTTTGAAAATAAAGATACTAACCAGACTGAAGACAGCGATACAATCCCTTCACAGATCTATAACGACATCTTCAATAGAGCGTAA